From the genome of Meiothermus cerbereus DSM 11376, one region includes:
- a CDS encoding glycosyltransferase family 4 protein, translated as MRLYRIGLFTDTYLPAPNGVATSVYLLNRELRRMGHEAWVLAPEMPDAEPQEDWVVRIPSVPYPFFENQRLAMPSSRLLPTEFEIFHTHTPLFIGIWGARLAYRNRLPHVSTFHTHLEKYAHYIPGLATLDKYMGIMQKVCQAFYNRADVVIAPTEPVKKLAESYAIEREIKVIPTGIDTDILQSAPNPVSPWPSGKRRLLYTGRLGKEKSVDVVIRALAEIRKESDAHLALVGMGPEQESLEHLVQQLGLTEHITFVGPVSYDKIGGYYRMAELFLFASETETQGLVIWEAQAVGVPVVAVGAEGTLQGVEVGSSGYLVPPGDYRAMAEKALELLRDESLRQRFSEGARKFADQRTARRVAEQIVAVYDEATRLVEVEPRRLKIPFPRLPQNSFSSSR; from the coding sequence GTGCGTCTATACCGCATTGGCCTGTTTACCGACACCTATCTCCCGGCACCTAACGGTGTTGCCACCAGCGTTTACTTGCTTAATCGTGAGTTGCGCCGCATGGGCCACGAGGCCTGGGTGCTGGCCCCCGAAATGCCGGATGCCGAACCCCAGGAGGACTGGGTGGTACGGATACCCAGTGTGCCTTATCCCTTTTTCGAAAACCAACGGCTGGCCATGCCCAGCAGCCGCCTGTTGCCCACCGAATTCGAGATTTTTCATACCCACACACCATTGTTTATAGGTATCTGGGGAGCCCGGCTAGCCTACCGCAACCGCCTCCCGCACGTCTCAACCTTCCATACCCACCTGGAAAAATACGCCCACTATATCCCCGGCTTAGCTACCCTCGACAAGTATATGGGCATCATGCAAAAGGTCTGCCAAGCCTTCTACAACCGGGCCGACGTGGTGATTGCTCCCACCGAGCCAGTAAAAAAACTGGCCGAAAGCTACGCTATAGAACGTGAGATAAAGGTGATTCCCACGGGTATCGACACCGACATTTTGCAGTCAGCTCCGAACCCAGTCTCGCCCTGGCCTTCCGGCAAACGCCGGTTGCTGTATACAGGACGACTGGGAAAGGAAAAAAGTGTGGATGTGGTGATTCGAGCCCTGGCCGAAATTCGCAAAGAGTCGGATGCTCATCTAGCTCTAGTGGGAATGGGGCCAGAACAAGAATCGCTCGAGCATCTGGTACAGCAACTTGGCCTTACCGAACACATCACCTTTGTGGGGCCGGTTTCTTACGACAAGATCGGCGGTTACTACCGCATGGCCGAGCTTTTCCTGTTCGCTAGTGAGACCGAAACCCAGGGGTTGGTCATCTGGGAGGCCCAGGCCGTGGGCGTGCCCGTAGTTGCTGTAGGTGCGGAAGGTACGCTGCAAGGGGTGGAGGTGGGCAGCAGCGGCTACCTGGTACCACCCGGCGATTACCGTGCCATGGCCGAAAAGGCGCTCGAGCTACTCCGAGACGAGTCTTTACGGCAACGCTTTAGCGAAGGCGCCCGTAAGTTTGCTGATCAACGCACGGCCCGCCGGGTGGCCGAGCAGATCGTGGCCGTCTACGACGAGGCCACCCGGCTGGTGGAAGTCGAACCGCGCCGCCTCAAGATTCCGTTCCCCCGTCTACCCCAAAACAGCTTCAGCAGCTCCCGATAG